One Octopus sinensis linkage group LG21, ASM634580v1, whole genome shotgun sequence DNA segment encodes these proteins:
- the LOC118767392 gene encoding DNA-directed RNA polymerase subunit beta''-like isoform X2, giving the protein MTVITAAGHYNEFGENLNALLSLVKCIQTFHFSSIVLLYSTFLLSVASSIYLALSANKIYVVLSLSSALSRLNSPSISLEFFRHYISQNHFFTFCITSIPLLSSCFLFSRHHKFKQNHFVSSVSIASFFPLFFISSFILFVFVFSNFNFLKTTTTSVTNANSITIILIINIINLLIAISNYNKNSNPVCSFFTYLFTTKSIIFHYLLFFLLSLFLLSGRNFCTKFPHFSLLTDYCKPSSDALLYQQKQYEHYQLHNKHQNHENCYTLYLHCHYPLTFCQHYHQNRCQRHHYNHVKTHNQYHQLQQQQYHFQNHYLYNYRLYYNNNNNNYCFICCYYSFCNNDSKSHPCIDKYIGNYHRNGSYNRSLNSNNKKINRDYKCYTYLLLLNYRNFYRCKQLQQICNHLYLRLHFLQFRHNLTYHYLQNTIQNSNNHNPYCYHYKYYHHNSCFDYYYYYYYYYYYHYYYHY; this is encoded by the exons ATGACTGTTATTACTGCAGCTGGCCACTACAATGAATTTGGAGAAAACTTGAATGCCCTGTTGTCTTTAGTGAAATGCATTCAAACCTTCCACTTTTCTTCAATCGTACTCCTCTACTCCACATTCCTCCTTTCCGTCGCCTCCTCCATTTACTTAGCCCTTTCCGCCAACAAAATTTACGTGGTGTTATCCCTGTCGTCTGCTCTTTCCAGACTCAATTCCCCTTcaatttctcttgaatttttcaGACACTACATCTCACAAAatcatttttttacattctgtATTACTTCTATTCCGCTATTAAGCTCATGTTTTCTATTTTCCAGGCATCACAAATTCAAACAAAATCATTTCGTCTCTTCCGTTTCTATCGCTTCTTTCTTCCCacttttcttcatctcttcttttattttatttgtcttcgTCTTCAGTAATTTTAACTTCCTCAAAACTACCACTACATCTGTCACCAATGctaacagcatcaccatcatccttatcattaatatcatcaactTACTCATAGCCATTTccaactacaacaaaaacagcaacccAGTCTGTAGCTTTTTCACCTACCTCTTTACAACTAAATCCATCATATTCcactatttgttgtttttcttgttatcgCTGTTCTTGTTAAGCGGTAGAAATTTCTGCACGAAATTTCCACATTTTTCGTTACTAACTGATTATTGTAAACCATCGTCTGACGCTTTGTTATACCAACAGAAACAATACGAACACTATCAACTTCACAACAAACATCAAAACCACGAGAATTGCTACACTCTTTACCTGCACTGCCACTATCCACTGACCTTTTGCCAGCACTACCACCAAAACCGCTGCCAACGACACCATTACAATCACGTTAAAACCCACAATCAGTACCaccaactacaacagcagcaatatcatTTTCAAAACCACTATTTATATAACTACCGcttatactataataataataataataactattgctTTATCTGCTGTTACTACAGTTTTTGCAATAACGATAGCAAATCTCACCCCTGCATCGACAAATACATCGGGAACTATCACCGTAACGGCTCATATAACCGCAgcctcaacagcaacaataaaaagatCAACAGGGATTACAAGTGCTAcacatacttattattattaaactataGGAATTTCTATCGTTGCAAACAGCTTCAACAAATTTGCAATCACCTCTACCTCCGTCTACACTTTCTTCAATTCCGTCACAACCTCACTTACCACTACCTCCAAAACACTATccaaaacagcaacaaccacaacccaTACTGCTACCACTACAAATACTACCATCACAACAGCtgtttcgattattattattattattatt attattattattatcattattattatcattattag
- the LOC118767392 gene encoding uncharacterized protein LOC118767392 isoform X1, with protein sequence MTVITAAGHYNEFGENLNALLSLVKCIQTFHFSSIVLLYSTFLLSVASSIYLALSANKIYVVLSLSSALSRLNSPSISLEFFRHYISQNHFFTFCITSIPLLSSCFLFSRHHKFKQNHFVSSVSIASFFPLFFISSFILFVFVFSNFNFLKTTTTSVTNANSITIILIINIINLLIAISNYNKNSNPVCSFFTYLFTTKSIIFHYLLFFLLSLFLLSGRNFCTKFPHFSLLTDYCKPSSDALLYQQKQYEHYQLHNKHQNHENCYTLYLHCHYPLTFCQHYHQNRCQRHHYNHVKTHNQYHQLQQQQYHFQNHYLYNYRLYYNNNNNNYCFICCYYSFCNNDSKSHPCIDKYIGNYHRNGSYNRSLNSNNKKINRDYKCYTYLLLLNYRNFYRCKQLQQICNHLYLRLHFLQFRHNLTYHYLQNTIQNSNINNNNNHSNNIEPTIKKNYHPTQFQTRISPSPLPTTRTTIAKT encoded by the exons ATGACTGTTATTACTGCAGCTGGCCACTACAATGAATTTGGAGAAAACTTGAATGCCCTGTTGTCTTTAGTGAAATGCATTCAAACCTTCCACTTTTCTTCAATCGTACTCCTCTACTCCACATTCCTCCTTTCCGTCGCCTCCTCCATTTACTTAGCCCTTTCCGCCAACAAAATTTACGTGGTGTTATCCCTGTCGTCTGCTCTTTCCAGACTCAATTCCCCTTcaatttctcttgaatttttcaGACACTACATCTCACAAAatcatttttttacattctgtATTACTTCTATTCCGCTATTAAGCTCATGTTTTCTATTTTCCAGGCATCACAAATTCAAACAAAATCATTTCGTCTCTTCCGTTTCTATCGCTTCTTTCTTCCCacttttcttcatctcttcttttattttatttgtcttcgTCTTCAGTAATTTTAACTTCCTCAAAACTACCACTACATCTGTCACCAATGctaacagcatcaccatcatccttatcattaatatcatcaactTACTCATAGCCATTTccaactacaacaaaaacagcaacccAGTCTGTAGCTTTTTCACCTACCTCTTTACAACTAAATCCATCATATTCcactatttgttgtttttcttgttatcgCTGTTCTTGTTAAGCGGTAGAAATTTCTGCACGAAATTTCCACATTTTTCGTTACTAACTGATTATTGTAAACCATCGTCTGACGCTTTGTTATACCAACAGAAACAATACGAACACTATCAACTTCACAACAAACATCAAAACCACGAGAATTGCTACACTCTTTACCTGCACTGCCACTATCCACTGACCTTTTGCCAGCACTACCACCAAAACCGCTGCCAACGACACCATTACAATCACGTTAAAACCCACAATCAGTACCaccaactacaacagcagcaatatcatTTTCAAAACCACTATTTATATAACTACCGcttatactataataataataataataactattgctTTATCTGCTGTTACTACAGTTTTTGCAATAACGATAGCAAATCTCACCCCTGCATCGACAAATACATCGGGAACTATCACCGTAACGGCTCATATAACCGCAgcctcaacagcaacaataaaaagatCAACAGGGATTACAAGTGCTAcacatacttattattattaaactataGGAATTTCTATCGTTGCAAACAGCTTCAACAAATTTGCAATCACCTCTACCTCCGTCTACACTTTCTTCAATTCCGTCACAACCTCACTTACCACTACCTCCAAAACACTATccaaaacagcaa tataa acaacaacaacaaccacagcaacaatatCGAACCCACAATCAAGAAAAACTACCACCCTACACAATTCCAAACAcgcatatcaccatcaccactgccaacaacaagaacaacaatagcaaaaacatAA